A window of Clostridia bacterium contains these coding sequences:
- a CDS encoding aconitase X catalytic domain-containing protein, whose product MYLTGEEREMLDGKWGEGVATAMEVLVAIGEAFGAERMVEISRAHVALSNQEADLWFVEKLVRGGARCRVSPTVNPAFNLEYFQQVTTIDPDDEEIVKRTREAYRAIGATLTYNCTPYLEKNIPRFGEIAAYSESSATPYMNSVYGARSNRESAQSALCAAVTGRTPLYGCLLEENRRGQVWVKVEADIRDDFDYQLLGYCVPSKAGPGVPVFTGLPANPSPEALMNLGAQLNTAGAVPLYHIVGVTPEAPTLEAAFGGREPERQVVITNKDLEETQKAISLEGGRIDFALLGCPHLTITQVGEIARLLEGKDLAVELWICTSFLTKELARRMGFLDIIRRAGGHVVEDTCIDQPCWRHLYGKKGVTESPKCAYYTKRRNMGFVVRSLRQCVEAAVKGEVE is encoded by the coding sequence GTGTATTTGACCGGAGAAGAAAGGGAGATGCTGGACGGGAAATGGGGCGAGGGCGTGGCCACAGCCATGGAAGTGCTTGTGGCAATCGGCGAGGCTTTTGGGGCCGAGCGGATGGTGGAGATCAGCCGGGCTCATGTAGCTCTGAGCAACCAGGAAGCGGATCTCTGGTTTGTGGAGAAGCTGGTCAGGGGTGGGGCTAGGTGCCGAGTTTCACCCACAGTAAACCCGGCCTTTAACCTGGAGTACTTTCAACAGGTAACCACCATTGACCCTGATGACGAAGAGATCGTCAAGCGGACGCGGGAGGCCTACAGGGCTATCGGTGCTACCCTGACCTATAATTGCACGCCCTATCTGGAGAAGAACATACCACGCTTCGGCGAAATAGCCGCCTATTCCGAGTCCAGCGCTACGCCCTACATGAACTCAGTCTACGGAGCTAGGTCTAACCGTGAGTCAGCCCAGAGCGCCTTGTGCGCGGCGGTAACGGGCAGAACGCCGCTCTACGGGTGCTTGCTAGAGGAAAACCGCAGGGGTCAGGTTTGGGTGAAAGTGGAAGCCGACATCCGGGATGATTTCGATTACCAGCTGCTGGGATACTGCGTTCCCTCAAAGGCTGGTCCAGGAGTGCCCGTATTTACCGGCCTGCCTGCAAACCCGAGTCCGGAGGCCTTAATGAACCTGGGAGCCCAGTTGAACACCGCGGGTGCTGTTCCGCTTTACCATATCGTCGGCGTTACTCCCGAAGCTCCTACCCTTGAAGCTGCGTTCGGCGGCCGCGAGCCAGAGCGACAGGTCGTAATTACCAACAAAGACCTGGAGGAAACCCAGAAGGCTATTTCTCTCGAAGGAGGTAGGATTGACTTTGCCCTGCTGGGATGTCCCCACCTTACCATAACCCAGGTGGGCGAGATTGCCCGGCTCCTGGAAGGAAAAGATCTGGCAGTGGAACTGTGGATCTGCACCTCTTTTCTGACCAAGGAATTGGCCCGAAGGATGGGGTTTCTCGACATCATCAGGCGGGCTGGCGGACACGTGGTAGAGGACACCTGCATCGACCAGCCCTGCTGGCGCCACCTGTACGGCAAAAAGGGTGTGACCGAGTCGCCCAAGTGCGCTTACTACACCAAGAGAAGGAACATGGGGTTTGTTGTGCGGAG